One window of Alosa sapidissima isolate fAloSap1 chromosome 21, fAloSap1.pri, whole genome shotgun sequence genomic DNA carries:
- the LOC121695542 gene encoding uncharacterized protein LOC121695542 isoform X3 — protein sequence MIAYSLHGSGWDVYQSPDFIEEMVGNSITLKCHIANIVFENSCESIIWAKVHPRNGELVVADPASDKNFDAAKNETTKSCDLIVIGQSQAYSGMYYCWAKAASIRIQGNGSRVSFTGTLTASVELFSPRNSNASSVPFICWAKGVVPSQVRIFWIMDGSEYNGHTESIWSNDSHKATEFTQSRTWFPDWTGVAGIECTCVVEIRGKNISKTIQYMPGSAPNSACLVLVYGISFTSLFIVAGWLLVVIYHGQKSKKTHKIDHRHKFSKHGTDTLKGPSYNEVLYSSLKNIQPPTSAGLQRDYVAENGAEVICLD from the exons atgatagcctact CACTTCATGGCTCAGGCTGGGACGTGTACCAGTCCCCTGATTTCATAGAGGAGATGGTGGGTAACTCCATTACACTGAAATGTCACATCGCAAACATCGTATTTGAAAACTCCTGCGAGTCCATAATTTGGGCTAAAGTACACCCAAGGAACGGGGAATTGGTTGTTGCGGACCCCGCATCAGATAAAAACTTTGATGCAGCCAAAAACGAAACTACAAAATCATGTGATTTAATAGTCATAGGCCAGAGCCAGGCATATTCTGGCATGTACTATTGTTGGGCTAAAGCAGCGAGTATAAGAATTCAAGGAAATGGATCAAGAGTGTCATTCACAG GAACTTTAACCGCTTCTGTGGAGCTTTTTTCGCCACGGAACAGTAACGCCTCAAGTGTGCCGTTTATCTGTTGGGCGAAAGGAGTTGTCCCATCACAAGTCCGTATCTTCTGGATTATGGATGGAAGTGAATATAATGGACACACTGAATCTATTTGGTCTAACGACAGTCATAAAGCAACAGAATTCACTCAAAGTCGGACTTGGTTCCCTGACTGGACAGGTGTAGCTGGGATAGAGTGTACGTGTGTGGTCGAAATACGAGGAAAGAACATTTCAAAAACCATTCAATATATGCCAG GATCAGCTCCGAACAGCGCGTGCTTAGTCCTTGTGTATGGAATCTCTTTTACATCACTTTTCATCGTGGCAGGATGGCTTCTGGTTGTTATATATCATG GGCAAAAAAGTAAGAAAACTCACAAGATAGACCACAGACATAAATTCA GTAAACATGGAACAGATACTCTTAAAGGACCATCTTACAAT GAAGTGCTGTATTCCAGTCTGAAAAACATCCAGCCGCCAACAAGTGCTGGACTTCAAAGGGATTATGTGGCAGAAAACGGAGCGGAAGTTATCTGTTTAGATTAG
- the LOC121695542 gene encoding uncharacterized protein LOC121695542 isoform X2 — protein sequence MHIYLTKTQKQAGKMSTNNPEDWCLRLILLCCSLKTLHGSGWDVYQSPDFIEEMVGNSITLKCHIANIVFENSCESIIWAKVHPRNGELVVADPASDKNFDAAKNETTKSCDLIVIGQSQAYSGMYYCWAKAASIRIQGNGSRVSFTGTLTASVELFSPRNSNASSVPFICWAKGVVPSQVRIFWIMDGSEYNGHTESIWSNDSHKATEFTQSRTWFPDWTGVAGIECTCVVEIRGKNISKTIQYMPGSAPNSACLVLVYGISFTSLFIVAGWLLVVIYHGQKSKKTHKIDHRHKFSKHGTDTLKGPSYNEVLYSSLKNIQPPTSAGLQRDYVAENGAEVICLD from the exons ATGCACATTTACCTCACCAAGACGCAGAAGCAGGCTGGAAAGATGAGCACCAACAACCCCGAGGACTGGTGCTTACGGCTGATTCTTCTTTGTTGTTCCTTAAAGA CACTTCATGGCTCAGGCTGGGACGTGTACCAGTCCCCTGATTTCATAGAGGAGATGGTGGGTAACTCCATTACACTGAAATGTCACATCGCAAACATCGTATTTGAAAACTCCTGCGAGTCCATAATTTGGGCTAAAGTACACCCAAGGAACGGGGAATTGGTTGTTGCGGACCCCGCATCAGATAAAAACTTTGATGCAGCCAAAAACGAAACTACAAAATCATGTGATTTAATAGTCATAGGCCAGAGCCAGGCATATTCTGGCATGTACTATTGTTGGGCTAAAGCAGCGAGTATAAGAATTCAAGGAAATGGATCAAGAGTGTCATTCACAG GAACTTTAACCGCTTCTGTGGAGCTTTTTTCGCCACGGAACAGTAACGCCTCAAGTGTGCCGTTTATCTGTTGGGCGAAAGGAGTTGTCCCATCACAAGTCCGTATCTTCTGGATTATGGATGGAAGTGAATATAATGGACACACTGAATCTATTTGGTCTAACGACAGTCATAAAGCAACAGAATTCACTCAAAGTCGGACTTGGTTCCCTGACTGGACAGGTGTAGCTGGGATAGAGTGTACGTGTGTGGTCGAAATACGAGGAAAGAACATTTCAAAAACCATTCAATATATGCCAG GATCAGCTCCGAACAGCGCGTGCTTAGTCCTTGTGTATGGAATCTCTTTTACATCACTTTTCATCGTGGCAGGATGGCTTCTGGTTGTTATATATCATG GGCAAAAAAGTAAGAAAACTCACAAGATAGACCACAGACATAAATTCA GTAAACATGGAACAGATACTCTTAAAGGACCATCTTACAAT GAAGTGCTGTATTCCAGTCTGAAAAACATCCAGCCGCCAACAAGTGCTGGACTTCAAAGGGATTATGTGGCAGAAAACGGAGCGGAAGTTATCTGTTTAGATTAG
- the LOC121695542 gene encoding uncharacterized protein LOC121695542 isoform X1, with amino-acid sequence MTEKKIFSLPPTSTQCIALPETQKQAGKMSTNNPEDWCLRLILLCCSLKTLHGSGWDVYQSPDFIEEMVGNSITLKCHIANIVFENSCESIIWAKVHPRNGELVVADPASDKNFDAAKNETTKSCDLIVIGQSQAYSGMYYCWAKAASIRIQGNGSRVSFTGTLTASVELFSPRNSNASSVPFICWAKGVVPSQVRIFWIMDGSEYNGHTESIWSNDSHKATEFTQSRTWFPDWTGVAGIECTCVVEIRGKNISKTIQYMPGSAPNSACLVLVYGISFTSLFIVAGWLLVVIYHGQKSKKTHKIDHRHKFSKHGTDTLKGPSYNEVLYSSLKNIQPPTSAGLQRDYVAENGAEVICLD; translated from the exons ATGACAGAAAAGAAGATTTTCAGCTTACCTCCGACCTCGACACAGTGCATTGCACTACCAGAG ACGCAGAAGCAGGCTGGAAAGATGAGCACCAACAACCCCGAGGACTGGTGCTTACGGCTGATTCTTCTTTGTTGTTCCTTAAAGA CACTTCATGGCTCAGGCTGGGACGTGTACCAGTCCCCTGATTTCATAGAGGAGATGGTGGGTAACTCCATTACACTGAAATGTCACATCGCAAACATCGTATTTGAAAACTCCTGCGAGTCCATAATTTGGGCTAAAGTACACCCAAGGAACGGGGAATTGGTTGTTGCGGACCCCGCATCAGATAAAAACTTTGATGCAGCCAAAAACGAAACTACAAAATCATGTGATTTAATAGTCATAGGCCAGAGCCAGGCATATTCTGGCATGTACTATTGTTGGGCTAAAGCAGCGAGTATAAGAATTCAAGGAAATGGATCAAGAGTGTCATTCACAG GAACTTTAACCGCTTCTGTGGAGCTTTTTTCGCCACGGAACAGTAACGCCTCAAGTGTGCCGTTTATCTGTTGGGCGAAAGGAGTTGTCCCATCACAAGTCCGTATCTTCTGGATTATGGATGGAAGTGAATATAATGGACACACTGAATCTATTTGGTCTAACGACAGTCATAAAGCAACAGAATTCACTCAAAGTCGGACTTGGTTCCCTGACTGGACAGGTGTAGCTGGGATAGAGTGTACGTGTGTGGTCGAAATACGAGGAAAGAACATTTCAAAAACCATTCAATATATGCCAG GATCAGCTCCGAACAGCGCGTGCTTAGTCCTTGTGTATGGAATCTCTTTTACATCACTTTTCATCGTGGCAGGATGGCTTCTGGTTGTTATATATCATG GGCAAAAAAGTAAGAAAACTCACAAGATAGACCACAGACATAAATTCA GTAAACATGGAACAGATACTCTTAAAGGACCATCTTACAAT GAAGTGCTGTATTCCAGTCTGAAAAACATCCAGCCGCCAACAAGTGCTGGACTTCAAAGGGATTATGTGGCAGAAAACGGAGCGGAAGTTATCTGTTTAGATTAG